A single Streptomyces sp. 2114.4 DNA region contains:
- a CDS encoding cell wall metabolism sensor histidine kinase WalK, translated as MTVTVSTPPSPSSPSSSSPPPVAAPPQPTRAPRPPDHRPAPWLRPTIRIRLALLYGGMFLMAGVVLLVIIYFLAARTLKEGTPEFRVFGSNVRLGNISCPDLPSVASLDEINSALGRCLRNQRAQALHAFLNSSVLALLGLTVVAFAFGYAMAGRVLSPLGRITRTAQRVAGSDLHRRIELGGPDDELKELADTFDEMLDRLDRAFESQRRFVSNASHELRTPLAINRTLLEVQLADPGASPELAQLGKTLLATNERSEQLVEGLLLLARSENKVVDKKPVDVAEVASQAVEQTREEAQAKGVALRGVREQVFVQGNGVLLERIALNLVQNAVRYNVPEEGWVEVTVQPQPGCAVLVVSNTGPVVPAYEVENLFEPFRRLRTERTGSDKGVGLGLSIVRSVVRAHDGTITARPREGGGLVMRVVLPL; from the coding sequence ATGACCGTGACCGTCTCCACCCCGCCGTCCCCGTCCTCCCCTTCCTCTTCGTCGCCCCCGCCGGTGGCCGCGCCTCCGCAGCCCACCCGGGCTCCCCGGCCGCCGGACCACCGTCCGGCACCGTGGCTGCGGCCCACCATCCGGATACGGCTCGCCCTGCTCTACGGCGGCATGTTCCTGATGGCGGGGGTCGTCCTGCTCGTCATCATCTACTTCCTCGCGGCCAGGACCCTCAAGGAGGGCACCCCGGAATTCAGGGTGTTCGGCAGCAACGTCCGGCTGGGCAACATCAGCTGTCCCGATCTGCCGTCGGTCGCCTCGCTCGACGAGATCAACTCGGCGCTCGGCCGCTGCCTCCGCAACCAGCGCGCACAGGCCCTGCACGCCTTCCTGAACAGCTCCGTGCTGGCTTTGCTGGGTTTGACGGTGGTGGCGTTCGCTTTCGGTTATGCGATGGCGGGGCGGGTGTTGTCGCCGTTGGGGCGTATTACGCGGACGGCTCAGCGGGTGGCGGGTTCGGATCTGCACCGGCGGATCGAGTTGGGGGGTCCTGATGACGAGCTGAAGGAGCTTGCGGACACCTTTGACGAGATGCTGGACCGGCTGGACCGGGCGTTCGAGTCGCAGCGGCGGTTCGTGTCGAATGCGTCGCACGAGTTGCGGACGCCGTTGGCGATCAACCGGACGTTGCTGGAGGTGCAGCTGGCGGATCCGGGGGCGTCGCCGGAGCTGGCGCAGTTGGGCAAGACGCTGCTGGCGACCAATGAGCGCAGTGAGCAGTTGGTGGAGGGGTTGTTGCTGCTGGCGCGCAGTGAGAACAAGGTCGTGGACAAGAAGCCGGTGGATGTGGCGGAGGTGGCGTCGCAGGCGGTGGAGCAGACCCGTGAGGAGGCGCAGGCCAAGGGGGTGGCGCTGCGGGGGGTGCGTGAGCAGGTGTTCGTGCAGGGTAACGGGGTGCTGCTGGAGCGGATCGCGCTGAATCTGGTGCAGAACGCGGTGCGCTACAACGTGCCGGAGGAGGGCTGGGTGGAGGTGACGGTCCAGCCGCAGCCGGGGTGTGCGGTGCTGGTGGTCTCCAATACCGGTCCGGTGGTTCCGGCGTATGAGGTGGAGAACCTTTTCGAGCCGTTCCGGCGGCTGCGGACCGAGCGGACCGGGAGTGACAAGGGGGTCGGGCTGGGGCTGTCCATCGTGCGTTCGGTGGTGCGTGCGCACGACGGCACGATCACGGCTCGGCCCCGCGAGGGCGGCGGACTGGTGATGCGGGTCGTCCTGCCGCTGTAG
- a CDS encoding ribokinase produces the protein MYDVLVVGSANADLTVRVERRPGAGETVTGTDLVESAGGKGANQAAAAARIGGRTALLARVGGDAYGELLLGAQRDAGTDVTPVIVDDGARTGTAMILVDPDGDNSIVVSPGANAALTPQDVAAAKDTIAAASVVSLQLEIPMESVRAAAAAAEQAGTRVVLNPSPAPEAAALVPELLAAADPLVVNEHEARQLSGLADGTPAGWAQALRERGARSVVVTLGGDGALVLDASGTTDVPGVRVKAVDTTGAGDAFTGALATRLARGDSLPEAARFAVRVGAAAVTKPGAQPSYPTPAELDVLAPEAAQG, from the coding sequence ATGTATGACGTCCTGGTGGTCGGCTCGGCCAACGCGGATCTGACGGTGCGGGTCGAGCGCCGGCCCGGCGCGGGCGAGACCGTGACCGGCACGGATCTGGTCGAGTCGGCCGGCGGCAAGGGCGCCAACCAGGCGGCCGCCGCGGCCCGGATCGGCGGACGCACCGCGCTGCTGGCGCGGGTCGGCGGCGATGCCTACGGCGAACTGCTGCTCGGCGCCCAGCGCGACGCGGGCACCGATGTCACGCCGGTGATCGTGGACGACGGGGCCCGCACCGGCACCGCCATGATCCTCGTCGACCCGGACGGCGACAACAGCATCGTGGTCTCGCCCGGCGCCAACGCCGCCCTCACCCCGCAGGACGTGGCGGCGGCGAAGGACACCATCGCCGCCGCCTCGGTGGTCTCCCTCCAGCTGGAGATCCCCATGGAATCCGTACGTGCCGCCGCCGCGGCCGCCGAGCAGGCCGGCACCCGCGTCGTCCTCAACCCCTCCCCGGCACCCGAGGCGGCCGCCCTGGTCCCCGAACTCCTCGCGGCGGCCGATCCGCTGGTGGTCAACGAGCACGAGGCGCGGCAGCTCTCCGGGCTCGCCGACGGCACGCCCGCCGGGTGGGCGCAGGCGCTGCGCGAGCGGGGCGCCCGCTCCGTGGTGGTCACCCTCGGCGGCGACGGCGCGCTGGTCCTGGACGCCTCGGGGACCACGGACGTCCCGGGCGTACGGGTCAAGGCCGTGGACACCACCGGTGCCGGCGACGCCTTCACGGGCGCCCTCGCCACCCGCCTGGCCCGTGGCGACTCGCTGCCCGAGGCGGCGCGCTTCGCCGTACGGGTGGGCGCCGCGGCCGTCACCAAGCCGGGCGCCCAGCCGTCCTACCCCACCCCGGCCGAGTTGGACGTGCTGGCGCCCGAGGCGGCGCAGGGCTGA
- a CDS encoding sugar ABC transporter ATP-binding protein — protein sequence MTGVNDDEPGGRELLRVEGVTKSFPGVRALDGVDLTLRTGEVHVLLGENGAGKSTLIKMLSGAHRPDEGRILVDGDEVTIRSAQDAERHGIATIYQEFNLVPGLTVAENIFLGRQPRTALGLVDRKTMRARAAELLRRVRLDVSPNTPVAELGIARLQMVEIAKALSLEARVLIMDEPTAVLTSEEVETLFAIVRELRDSGVGIIFITHHLDEIGALGDRVTVLRDGRSVEEVPASTNEDELIRLMVGRDIAEQYPRQRPEEPGAPLLRVRGLTRNGTVAGPVFEDIGFEVRAGEVVGLAGLVGAGRTEVVRAIFGVDRYDAGTVEIDGKELARGDVRAAMRAGLGLVPEDRKGQGLVMDASLQDNLTLARLDRDTRGGLVDRGAQRREAATVAGQLKVRMSGLGQSARTLSGGNQQKIVIGKWLLADTRLLILDEPTRGIDVGAKVEIYQLINELTASGRAVLMISSDLPEVLGMSDRVLVMSQGRLAGELSADEATQDAVMELALQSPHGTSTSTEHNDESAMEGSDVH from the coding sequence ATGACCGGCGTCAACGACGACGAACCGGGCGGCCGCGAACTGCTGCGCGTGGAGGGGGTGACGAAGTCGTTCCCGGGCGTCCGCGCGCTGGACGGCGTGGACCTGACCCTGCGTACCGGTGAGGTGCATGTCCTGCTCGGCGAGAACGGAGCGGGCAAGAGCACCCTCATCAAGATGCTCTCCGGCGCCCACCGCCCCGACGAGGGCCGCATCCTCGTGGACGGCGACGAGGTCACCATCCGCTCGGCGCAGGACGCCGAACGGCACGGCATCGCCACCATCTACCAGGAGTTCAACCTCGTCCCCGGGCTGACCGTCGCCGAGAACATCTTCCTGGGCCGCCAGCCGCGCACCGCGCTCGGCCTGGTCGACCGGAAGACGATGCGGGCACGGGCCGCCGAGCTGCTGCGGCGCGTACGGCTCGACGTCTCCCCGAACACCCCGGTCGCCGAACTCGGCATCGCCCGCCTCCAGATGGTCGAGATCGCCAAGGCCCTCAGCCTGGAGGCGCGCGTCCTGATCATGGACGAGCCGACCGCGGTCCTGACCTCCGAGGAGGTCGAAACCCTCTTCGCGATCGTCCGCGAGCTGCGCGACTCGGGCGTCGGCATCATCTTCATCACCCACCACCTGGACGAGATCGGCGCACTCGGCGACCGGGTCACCGTCCTGCGCGACGGCCGCTCCGTCGAGGAGGTGCCGGCCTCGACAAACGAGGACGAGCTGATCCGCCTCATGGTGGGCCGGGACATCGCCGAGCAGTATCCGCGGCAGCGGCCCGAGGAGCCGGGCGCGCCTCTGCTGCGCGTCCGCGGTCTGACCCGCAACGGCACGGTGGCCGGACCGGTCTTCGAGGACATCGGCTTCGAGGTGCGGGCCGGTGAGGTCGTGGGCCTCGCGGGGCTGGTCGGCGCGGGCCGCACCGAGGTGGTCCGGGCGATCTTCGGCGTGGACCGCTACGACGCGGGGACGGTCGAGATCGACGGCAAGGAGCTGGCCCGCGGCGACGTCCGTGCCGCCATGCGCGCCGGGCTCGGCCTCGTACCGGAGGACCGCAAGGGCCAGGGCCTGGTCATGGACGCCTCCCTCCAGGACAACCTCACCCTCGCCCGCCTCGACCGCGACACCCGCGGCGGGCTGGTGGACCGGGGTGCGCAGCGGCGCGAAGCGGCCACCGTCGCCGGGCAGTTGAAGGTCCGGATGAGCGGGCTGGGACAGAGCGCCCGCACCCTCTCCGGCGGCAACCAGCAGAAGATCGTCATCGGCAAGTGGCTGCTGGCGGACACCCGGCTGCTGATCCTCGACGAGCCGACGCGCGGAATCGACGTCGGAGCCAAGGTCGAGATCTACCAGCTCATCAACGAACTGACCGCGTCCGGCCGCGCGGTGCTGATGATCTCCAGCGATCTGCCCGAGGTGCTCGGCATGAGCGACCGGGTGCTGGTGATGTCGCAGGGCCGGCTGGCCGGAGAGCTGTCGGCCGACGAGGCCACCCAGGACGCCGTGATGGAGCTGGCGCTCCAGTCCCCGCACGGCACGAGCACGAGCACCGAGCACAACGACGAGAGCGCGATGGAGGGCTCCGATGTCCACTGA
- a CDS encoding LacI family DNA-binding transcriptional regulator — protein MANIKDVAERAGVSVATVSRVLNGHSPVAETRERVLAAVQELGYRPNNVARALRTARTGALGLIISDLTNPFFTELADAVEDEARSLGYSLVIGNAGERPAQQDDYIRTLLDRRIDGLLVSSAGTGSAMLREVVASGTPLVLLDRAVPGIDAPCVRADGRAALTELAAHLAALGRRRPAIIVAPAGTPTGDERLALFRTALAGYGLTLPDERVGATPDLQHTGGRQVMSAFLDLPEPPDAVLATDNLMALGAMDELRARGLRVPDDVALVVYDDVPWFTHTDPPLTAIAQPTRGLGRAAVHTLLERIEGRHADSVLLPARLVTRRSCGEAPAP, from the coding sequence ATGGCGAACATCAAGGATGTGGCAGAACGGGCAGGGGTCTCCGTCGCCACGGTCTCCCGGGTCCTCAACGGGCACAGCCCGGTCGCGGAGACCCGTGAGCGGGTGCTCGCCGCCGTACAGGAGCTGGGCTACCGCCCCAACAACGTCGCCCGCGCGCTGCGCACCGCACGGACCGGCGCGCTCGGCCTGATCATCAGCGACCTCACCAACCCCTTCTTCACCGAGCTGGCCGACGCCGTCGAGGACGAGGCCCGCAGCCTCGGCTACAGCCTGGTGATCGGCAACGCCGGCGAGCGCCCCGCGCAGCAGGACGACTACATCCGCACCCTGCTCGACCGCCGGATCGACGGCCTGCTGGTCAGCTCGGCCGGCACCGGCTCGGCGATGCTCCGCGAGGTCGTCGCCTCCGGCACCCCGCTGGTCCTGCTGGACCGCGCCGTGCCCGGCATCGACGCCCCCTGCGTACGCGCCGACGGCCGCGCCGCCCTCACCGAGCTCGCCGCCCATCTCGCCGCCCTCGGCCGCCGCCGCCCGGCGATCATCGTCGCCCCGGCCGGCACCCCGACCGGTGACGAGCGCCTCGCCCTCTTCCGTACGGCGCTGGCCGGATACGGCCTCACCCTGCCCGACGAGCGGGTCGGCGCCACCCCCGACCTCCAGCACACCGGCGGCCGGCAGGTGATGAGCGCCTTCCTCGACCTCCCCGAACCGCCGGACGCGGTGCTGGCCACCGACAACCTGATGGCGCTGGGCGCGATGGACGAACTCCGCGCCCGCGGCCTGCGGGTCCCCGACGACGTGGCGCTGGTGGTCTATGACGACGTGCCGTGGTTCACCCACACCGATCCGCCGCTGACCGCCATCGCCCAGCCCACCCGCGGACTCGGGCGCGCCGCCGTCCACACCCTGCTGGAGCGCATCGAGGGGCGGCACGCCGACTCGGTGCTGCTGCCCGCCCGGCTGGTCACCCGCCGCTCCTGCGGCGAGGCGCCCGCCCCCTGA
- a CDS encoding NADP-dependent oxidoreductase has product MSALPTTSREWHLVARPHGWPTPEDFALREAAVPELGEGQILVRTQHFSVDPYMRGRMNDVKSYVPPFQLDQPMDGGAVGEVIASRDDSLAVGDHVLHGLGWREYAVLDAKRAAKVDPSLAPLTAYLGVLGMPGLTAYAGLLEVASFQEGDAVFVSGAAGAVGSEAGQIAKLKGASRVIGSAGSDDKVKLLVEEYGFDAAFNYKNGDVAGQLKKAAPDGIDVYFDNVGGDHLEAAISSLNVHGRAAICGMISMYNATEPSPAPRNLAMVIGKRLRLQGLLVSDHAALQPQFVEEVSAWIRSGELKYSETKVAGIENGVEAFLGLLRGENTGKMIVSLDS; this is encoded by the coding sequence ATGTCCGCACTGCCCACGACCAGCCGCGAATGGCACCTCGTCGCCCGCCCCCACGGCTGGCCCACTCCGGAGGACTTCGCGCTGCGCGAGGCCGCGGTGCCCGAGCTCGGCGAGGGCCAGATCCTCGTCCGTACGCAGCACTTCTCCGTCGACCCGTACATGCGCGGCCGGATGAACGACGTGAAGTCCTACGTCCCGCCCTTCCAGCTCGACCAGCCGATGGACGGCGGCGCGGTCGGCGAGGTCATCGCCTCGCGCGACGATTCCCTCGCCGTCGGCGACCATGTGCTGCACGGTCTCGGCTGGCGTGAGTACGCGGTGCTGGACGCCAAGCGCGCCGCCAAGGTGGACCCGTCGCTGGCTCCGCTCACCGCCTACCTGGGCGTGCTGGGCATGCCGGGCCTGACCGCCTACGCGGGCCTGCTGGAGGTCGCGTCCTTCCAGGAGGGCGACGCCGTCTTCGTATCCGGCGCGGCCGGTGCGGTCGGCAGCGAGGCCGGCCAGATCGCCAAGCTCAAGGGCGCCTCCCGCGTCATCGGCTCGGCCGGCTCCGACGACAAGGTCAAGCTCCTGGTCGAGGAGTACGGCTTCGACGCCGCCTTCAACTACAAGAACGGCGACGTCGCAGGGCAGCTCAAGAAGGCCGCGCCGGACGGCATCGACGTCTACTTCGACAACGTCGGCGGCGACCACCTCGAGGCGGCCATCAGCTCCCTCAACGTCCACGGTCGTGCCGCCATCTGCGGCATGATCTCCATGTACAACGCCACGGAGCCGAGCCCCGCCCCGCGCAACCTCGCGATGGTGATCGGCAAGCGGCTGCGCCTCCAGGGCCTGTTGGTCAGCGACCACGCCGCGCTGCAGCCGCAGTTCGTCGAGGAGGTCTCCGCCTGGATCCGCTCCGGCGAGCTCAAGTACAGCGAGACCAAGGTGGCCGGCATCGAGAACGGCGTCGAGGCCTTCCTGGGCCTGCTGCGCGGCGAGAACACCGGAAAGATGATCGTGAGCCTCGACAGCTGA
- a CDS encoding MarR family winged helix-turn-helix transcriptional regulator, which yields MTPRADSLTVEVVDLIGTVVARYYEEYELAAAEHSLTGAQARVLSLLSLEPLPMRKVAERLKCEPSNVTGIVDRLESRGLVERRPDPSDRRVKLAAPTAEGARTAEALRTSLHFAREPLGRLTVAERTLLKELLQRMLGVAPE from the coding sequence ATGACCCCCCGCGCAGACTCCCTGACCGTCGAGGTCGTCGACCTCATCGGCACCGTCGTCGCCCGCTACTACGAGGAGTACGAGCTCGCCGCGGCCGAGCACTCCCTCACCGGCGCCCAGGCCAGGGTGCTCAGCCTGCTCAGCCTTGAACCGCTGCCCATGCGCAAGGTCGCCGAGCGCCTGAAGTGCGAGCCGTCGAACGTCACCGGCATCGTGGACCGCCTGGAGTCCCGCGGTCTGGTCGAGCGCCGCCCCGATCCGTCCGACCGCCGCGTCAAGCTCGCCGCCCCGACCGCCGAGGGCGCGCGCACGGCCGAGGCGCTGCGCACCTCGCTCCACTTCGCCCGCGAACCCCTCGGCCGTCTGACGGTCGCCGAGCGGACGCTGCTGAAGGAACTGCTCCAGCGGATGCTGGGCGTCGCGCCCGAGTGA
- a CDS encoding MFS transporter, which produces MSFTPYTSKPVAGRREWTALGVLLLPCLLVSMDVSVLYFAVPFLTAELKPSSVQQLWILDVYGFVLAGLLITMGALGDRIGRRKLLLSGALLFGLASGVAAYARSAEMLIAARALLGIGGATLMPSTLALIRNLFHDARQRGKAVAIWSAAVTGGIAVGPVLSGALLEHFWWGSVFLVNAPAMVLLLVCGPLLLPEFKNPAAGRFDLPGSLLSLLAMLPVVYGVKEIARDGLAALPVLALVTGLMAAAAFVHRQRTARHPMLDLELFRHRGFSVSVLMNLLAMFAIVGCAVFFTQYLQSVRGMSPMEAALWNLLPTLAVGGMAPAATALAQRMDRAYVIAMGCGIAAGGFVWLSWLKPGSALWFVLVASAVYASGLVMVMSLGNELAIGLAPPERAGSASAVLESGTELGGALGMAVLGSIGSAIYRGDIGEALPSGLPAGAADVARETLAGAAVVASQLPGRAGEMLLTAARTAFTDGLRTAVLGAAGVMVVAAVLALTLLRGLRTAGVAGEPDVSGAADVSGAAAGGRSSVRHRP; this is translated from the coding sequence ATGTCGTTTACTCCGTACACATCCAAGCCGGTGGCCGGCCGCCGGGAGTGGACCGCCCTGGGCGTCCTCCTGCTGCCCTGCCTGCTCGTCTCGATGGACGTCTCGGTGCTCTACTTCGCGGTGCCGTTCCTGACCGCGGAGCTGAAGCCCAGCAGCGTCCAGCAACTGTGGATCCTCGACGTCTACGGCTTCGTCCTGGCCGGGCTGCTGATCACCATGGGCGCGCTGGGCGACCGCATCGGCCGCCGCAAGCTGCTGCTGTCCGGCGCCCTGCTCTTCGGACTCGCCTCCGGGGTCGCCGCCTACGCGCGCAGCGCCGAAATGCTCATCGCCGCACGGGCGTTGCTCGGCATCGGCGGTGCGACGCTGATGCCGTCCACCCTCGCGCTGATCCGCAACCTCTTCCACGACGCCAGGCAGCGCGGCAAGGCGGTCGCGATCTGGTCGGCGGCGGTGACCGGCGGCATCGCGGTCGGCCCGGTGCTCAGCGGGGCGCTGCTGGAGCACTTCTGGTGGGGTTCGGTGTTCCTGGTCAATGCCCCGGCGATGGTGCTGCTGCTGGTCTGCGGGCCGCTGCTGCTGCCGGAGTTCAAGAATCCGGCGGCCGGGCGCTTCGACCTGCCCGGCTCGCTGCTCTCCCTGCTCGCCATGCTGCCGGTGGTCTACGGCGTCAAGGAGATCGCCCGCGACGGCCTGGCGGCACTTCCCGTCCTCGCGCTGGTGACCGGCCTGATGGCCGCCGCGGCCTTCGTCCACCGTCAGCGCACCGCCCGTCATCCGATGCTCGATCTGGAGCTCTTCCGGCACCGCGGATTCAGCGTCTCGGTGCTGATGAACCTGCTGGCGATGTTCGCGATCGTCGGCTGCGCGGTGTTCTTCACCCAGTACCTGCAGTCCGTACGAGGCATGAGCCCCATGGAGGCGGCGCTGTGGAATCTGCTGCCGACCCTCGCGGTGGGCGGGATGGCGCCGGCCGCCACCGCGCTCGCCCAGCGGATGGACCGGGCCTATGTCATCGCCATGGGCTGCGGCATCGCGGCCGGCGGTTTCGTCTGGCTGTCCTGGCTGAAGCCGGGCTCGGCCCTGTGGTTCGTCCTGGTGGCCTCGGCGGTCTACGCCTCGGGCCTGGTGATGGTGATGTCGCTCGGCAACGAACTGGCCATCGGCCTCGCGCCGCCCGAGCGGGCGGGCTCCGCCTCGGCCGTACTGGAGTCCGGCACCGAACTGGGCGGCGCGCTGGGCATGGCGGTCCTGGGCAGCATCGGGAGCGCGATCTATCGCGGTGACATCGGTGAGGCGTTGCCCTCCGGCCTTCCGGCGGGCGCGGCGGACGTGGCCCGGGAGACGCTGGCGGGAGCCGCCGTGGTGGCGAGTCAACTCCCGGGCCGGGCCGGGGAGATGCTGCTGACCGCGGCCCGGACGGCGTTCACCGACGGGCTGCGGACGGCGGTGCTGGGTGCCGCGGGCGTCATGGTCGTGGCCGCGGTCCTGGCGCTGACGCTGCTGCGGGGGCTGCGGACAGCGGGAGTTGCGGGGGAGCCGGACGTTTCGGGGGCGGCGGACGTTTCGGGGGCGGCGGCCGGTGGTCGGTCGTCGGTCCGCCATCGGCCGTAG
- a CDS encoding TetR/AcrR family transcriptional regulator C-terminal domain-containing protein → MEQSPPPPYRKIADAIRRRIATGELTPGDRVPSTRRITQEWGVAMATATKVLTTLRQEGLVRVVPGVGTVVAEPQRTGRSGALARERRPRETDSGLSRESVVRAGIKVADAEGLRALSMRRVAAEFGVSSMALYRHVAGKEELVLLMADAAFLDVELPEPAPDGWRARMEAGARLQWELYRRHPWLAQYLSITRPQPMPRAMALVEWTMARVRGMDPVTLIHMALTLLGFVLSTAAGFEDDLEAEQETGMDQAQWMATMEPTFEGILTSGSYPMYAGVSAMGEDVVNQDSLFEFGLARLLDGMEALVGSGAAGDGARDGGDSSDGGDTGDAGDAG, encoded by the coding sequence GTGGAGCAGTCGCCCCCACCGCCCTACCGCAAGATCGCTGACGCGATCCGGCGCCGTATCGCCACCGGCGAGCTGACGCCGGGCGACCGGGTGCCCTCGACCCGGCGGATCACCCAGGAGTGGGGGGTGGCGATGGCGACCGCCACCAAGGTGCTGACGACGCTGCGGCAGGAAGGACTCGTACGGGTCGTACCGGGGGTGGGCACGGTCGTGGCCGAGCCGCAGCGGACCGGCCGCAGCGGCGCTCTCGCGCGAGAGCGGCGGCCGCGCGAGACGGACAGCGGGCTGAGTCGCGAGAGCGTCGTACGGGCCGGGATCAAGGTCGCCGATGCCGAGGGACTGCGGGCGCTGTCGATGCGCCGGGTCGCCGCCGAGTTCGGGGTGTCCTCGATGGCGCTCTACCGTCATGTGGCCGGCAAGGAGGAGCTGGTGCTGTTGATGGCGGACGCCGCGTTCCTCGACGTCGAGCTGCCCGAACCGGCGCCGGACGGCTGGCGCGCACGGATGGAGGCGGGCGCGCGGCTGCAGTGGGAGCTCTACCGGCGGCACCCCTGGCTGGCGCAGTACCTGTCGATCACCCGGCCGCAGCCGATGCCGCGGGCGATGGCGCTGGTCGAGTGGACCATGGCGCGGGTCCGGGGGATGGACCCGGTCACGCTGATCCACATGGCGCTGACACTGCTGGGCTTCGTGCTGTCCACCGCCGCCGGATTCGAGGACGACCTGGAGGCCGAGCAGGAGACCGGCATGGACCAGGCGCAGTGGATGGCCACGATGGAGCCGACGTTCGAGGGGATCCTCACCTCGGGCTCCTACCCCATGTACGCGGGGGTCTCGGCGATGGGTGAGGACGTGGTGAACCAGGACTCGCTCTTCGAGTTCGGACTGGCCCGTCTGCTGGACGGCATGGAAGCGCTCGTCGGGAGCGGGGCGGCCGGCGACGGGGCCAGGGACGGCGGTGACAGCAGTGACGGCGGTGATACCGGCGATGCCGGCGATGCCGGCTGA
- a CDS encoding rod shape-determining protein: protein MTISLAQLRRCSAAVDLGAARTRVYVKNQGLVVDEPTVAAINTRTGALLAVGAQAEVMDGRTPDYIRVVRPVSHGTIVDIDMAQRLLRTLVGDKLRKTWRRRPTTRAAVCLPYGSEPLAQRAAVETMTGLGARRVELVDTLVAAAVGSGLPVEQPEATMIVVCGAGTTQVAVLSLGSIVAAETVPVGGNAIDHAVIQHLRLHHELMLAGQAVRPLQLILSGGDGMTPGSTEVHGRDVVSGMARSVHVDTERVRDAITTPLTAILDAIGSVLRRCPPDLVADLGERGIVLAGGSALIPGLEPMIHQATTMPVHTADRPATCAVMGLGAMIEGKVQPLHLDPMDP, encoded by the coding sequence ATGACCATCAGCCTCGCCCAATTGCGGCGGTGCTCGGCCGCCGTCGACCTCGGAGCGGCCCGGACCAGGGTGTACGTGAAGAACCAGGGGCTGGTCGTCGATGAACCGACCGTCGCCGCCATCAACACCCGTACCGGGGCACTGCTGGCCGTGGGCGCCCAGGCCGAGGTGATGGACGGGCGCACCCCCGACTACATCCGGGTGGTGCGCCCGGTCTCCCACGGCACCATCGTCGACATCGACATGGCCCAGCGGCTGCTGCGCACCCTGGTCGGCGACAAGCTGCGCAAGACGTGGCGGCGCCGCCCCACGACGCGGGCCGCGGTCTGCCTCCCGTACGGCAGCGAGCCGCTGGCTCAGCGGGCGGCGGTGGAAACGATGACGGGGCTGGGGGCACGGCGGGTGGAGTTGGTCGACACCCTGGTCGCCGCCGCGGTGGGCTCCGGGCTGCCGGTGGAGCAGCCCGAGGCCACCATGATCGTGGTGTGTGGCGCGGGAACCACGCAGGTCGCGGTGCTCTCGCTCGGTTCGATCGTGGCGGCGGAGACCGTCCCGGTGGGCGGCAACGCCATCGACCACGCGGTGATCCAGCATCTGCGGCTGCACCACGAGCTGATGCTGGCGGGCCAGGCGGTACGTCCACTGCAGCTGATCCTCTCCGGCGGCGACGGCATGACCCCCGGCTCCACCGAGGTGCACGGCCGGGATGTGGTCAGCGGGATGGCGCGCTCCGTGCACGTCGACACCGAACGGGTCCGGGACGCCATCACCACCCCGCTGACCGCGATCCTCGACGCCATCGGGTCGGTGCTGCGCCGCTGCCCGCCGGATCTGGTGGCCGACCTCGGGGAGCGCGGCATCGTGCTCGCGGGCGGCAGCGCGCTGATCCCCGGACTGGAGCCGATGATCCATCAGGCCACCACCATGCCGGTGCACACCGCGGACCGCCCCGCCACCTGTGCCGTCATGGGGCTCGGCGCCATGATCGAGGGCAAGGTGCAACCCCTGCACCTCGATCCGATGGACCCGTAA
- a CDS encoding histidine phosphatase family protein: MSDLLLVRHGETEWSRDGRHTSWTDLPLTAAGEEQARALRPLLSDRKIGQVYASPMKRALRTAELAGLARPQTDADLREWDYGGYEGIATAEIHRSRPGWYLFTDGVPEGPDGHPGESPEQVGARADRVLARIVPQLAADEGDVALVAHAHFLRVLAARRLGLPPGAGGLFTFETGAVGVLGTEHDRPAVVAWNARSL, translated from the coding sequence GTGAGCGACCTCCTTCTGGTCCGGCACGGCGAGACCGAGTGGAGTCGGGACGGCAGGCACACCAGCTGGACCGACCTGCCGCTGACCGCGGCCGGTGAGGAGCAGGCCCGCGCACTGCGGCCGCTGCTGTCGGACCGGAAGATCGGGCAGGTGTACGCCAGCCCGATGAAGCGGGCGCTGCGCACCGCCGAGCTGGCGGGCCTCGCCCGTCCGCAGACCGATGCCGACCTGCGGGAATGGGACTACGGCGGCTACGAGGGCATCGCCACCGCCGAGATCCACCGCAGCCGTCCCGGCTGGTATCTGTTCACCGACGGTGTCCCCGAGGGGCCCGACGGGCACCCCGGGGAGTCACCGGAGCAGGTCGGGGCACGTGCGGACCGGGTGCTGGCGCGGATCGTGCCGCAGCTGGCCGCCGATGAGGGGGATGTGGCGTTGGTGGCGCACGCCCACTTCCTGCGGGTGCTGGCCGCCCGCAGGCTCGGGCTGCCGCCCGGCGCCGGCGGGCTGTTCACCTTCGAGACCGGGGCGGTGGGCGTCCTGGGCACGGAGCACGACCGGCCCGCCGTGGTGGCCTGGAACGCCCGGAGTCTGTAG